A window of Polaribacter litorisediminis contains these coding sequences:
- a CDS encoding mechanosensitive ion channel family protein — MEEYIETSKAILFEYVPKVITAILILVVGLFLIKLIIKSSKKIMEKRSVDVTLQKFLENLVGWILKILLFITVISQLGVATTSFAAIIAAAGLAIGLALQGSLGNFAGGVLIMIFKPFKIGDLVEAQGEIGVVKEIEIFTTKLTGLSNKEIIIPNGSLSNGTIINYTTEGTRRVDLVIGVSYDADIKKTKEVLMNVLASHPKVLKNPTPGVTVLELADSSVNFAVRPWCLTADYWDVYFQITENTKLALDEAGIEIPYPHRVNINK; from the coding sequence ATGGAAGAATACATCGAAACATCAAAAGCCATATTATTTGAATATGTACCAAAAGTTATTACAGCAATACTAATCCTTGTTGTTGGGCTATTTTTAATTAAATTAATTATTAAATCATCAAAAAAAATAATGGAAAAAAGAAGTGTAGATGTTACGCTTCAAAAATTTTTAGAAAATCTTGTAGGCTGGATTTTAAAAATTTTATTATTTATTACAGTGATCTCTCAATTAGGAGTTGCAACTACTTCCTTTGCTGCAATTATAGCTGCTGCAGGTTTAGCAATAGGTCTAGCACTGCAAGGTTCTTTAGGCAATTTTGCAGGTGGAGTTTTAATAATGATTTTTAAACCTTTTAAAATTGGTGATTTAGTTGAGGCTCAGGGTGAAATTGGAGTTGTTAAAGAAATTGAAATATTTACAACGAAACTTACTGGACTTTCTAATAAAGAAATTATTATACCGAATGGTTCACTATCTAATGGTACTATCATTAATTATACCACAGAGGGTACAAGACGTGTAGATTTGGTAATTGGGGTTTCTTATGATGCAGATATTAAAAAGACCAAAGAGGTTTTAATGAATGTTTTAGCCTCCCATCCTAAAGTTTTAAAAAATCCTACACCAGGGGTTACCGTTTTGGAATTAGCCGATAGTTCTGTAAATTTTGCAGTTAGACCTTGGTGTCTGACAGCAGATTATTGGGACGTATATTTTCAAATTACAGAAAATACTAAACTGGCATTAGATGAAGCTGGAATTGAAATACCTTATCCGCACAGAGTAAATATTAATAAGTAA
- the gcvH gene encoding glycine cleavage system protein GcvH produces the protein MNIPSELKYTKDHEWIKIEGNIATVGITDFAQGELGDIVYVDVDTLDDTVEEGEVFGSVEAVKTVSDLFMPLTGEVIEFNETLEDDPELVNTDPYQKGWMIKIEFSDSSQIENLLDAEAYHQLIKG, from the coding sequence ATGAATATTCCATCTGAATTAAAGTACACAAAAGACCACGAGTGGATCAAAATTGAAGGAAATATAGCAACTGTAGGAATTACAGATTTTGCTCAAGGAGAGTTAGGCGATATTGTCTATGTTGATGTGGACACCTTAGATGATACCGTAGAAGAAGGAGAAGTTTTTGGATCTGTTGAAGCCGTAAAAACAGTTTCAGATTTATTTATGCCTTTAACAGGCGAAGTAATTGAATTTAATGAAACCTTAGAAGATGACCCAGAATTGGTAAATACAGATCCCTACCAAAAAGGTTGGATGATAAAAATTGAATTCTCTGATAGCTCACAAATAGAAAACTTATTAGATGCTGAAGCATATCACCAACTTATTAAAGGATAA
- a CDS encoding VanZ family protein: protein MLKHITNLLKDKIIIIAILVSVGILCLSLIKMPETGIKVANIDKGYHSIAYFILTITWLLSFYKKPQKKYIIAISCIIFGIIIELLQASLTVYREGDYFDVLANSLGVLLALSTFSLFFKKNDIN, encoded by the coding sequence ATGCTGAAGCATATCACCAACTTATTAAAGGATAAAATAATTATTATTGCAATCCTAGTTTCAGTTGGTATTCTTTGCTTAAGCCTAATAAAAATGCCTGAAACGGGCATTAAAGTCGCGAATATAGATAAAGGATATCATAGCATTGCTTATTTTATTCTAACAATTACTTGGTTGCTTTCATTTTATAAAAAACCTCAAAAAAAATATATAATAGCAATTAGCTGTATTATATTTGGCATAATAATTGAACTACTTCAAGCAAGTTTAACGGTTTACCGAGAAGGAGATTATTTTGATGTTTTGGCAAATTCGTTAGGAGTTCTTTTAGCATTAAGTACTTTTAGTCTCTTTTTTAAAAAAAATGACATTAATTAA
- a CDS encoding nicotinic acid mononucleotide adenyltransferase, whose amino-acid sequence MGTKKIITILLLSIATIGFSQENKPTYKAEGDLVKATYYYENGAIKTQGFFKDKKLTGEWTRFDKSGNKVQLAYYNSGKKVGKWFLWTKEALKEINYEDNTLASVNIWKQESKVALNND is encoded by the coding sequence ATGGGCACGAAAAAAATTATTACAATCTTGTTGCTAAGCATAGCAACTATAGGATTTTCTCAAGAAAATAAACCAACTTATAAGGCTGAAGGCGATTTAGTTAAAGCTACCTATTATTATGAAAATGGTGCTATTAAAACCCAAGGATTCTTTAAGGATAAAAAGTTAACTGGAGAATGGACGCGATTTGATAAATCTGGCAATAAAGTACAGTTAGCATACTACAATAGTGGTAAAAAAGTAGGAAAGTGGTTTCTTTGGACAAAAGAGGCACTTAAAGAAATTAATTATGAGGACAATACATTGGCTTCGGTAAATATTTGGAAACAAGAATCTAAAGTAGCATTAAATAACGATTAA
- a CDS encoding energy transducer TonB codes for MEIKKNPKSNLENFSKIFMQIGLVLALFVTYAAIEQKTYEKTYGDLGVVSMNAEMEEEIPITERVEPVKPKTPPPPTPEKIEIVEDEKEIEETVIESTETDESEAVEVEEIVEVAEAEEVIEDVSFMIIEDVPVFPGCKGNKEELKACFSAMVQKHFSRKFDADLPNELGLSPGRKRVFIGFKIDRTGKIVNIQARAPHPKIKSEVLKVMSQLPTMKPGRQRGKPVGVKYSIPFTLIVE; via the coding sequence ATGGAAATTAAGAAAAACCCTAAATCAAATTTAGAAAATTTCAGCAAAATTTTTATGCAAATAGGGCTAGTTCTAGCGCTTTTCGTAACATATGCTGCAATAGAACAAAAAACATACGAAAAAACCTATGGAGACCTAGGAGTTGTTAGTATGAATGCAGAAATGGAAGAAGAAATTCCGATTACTGAAAGAGTTGAACCGGTAAAGCCAAAAACTCCACCACCACCAACTCCTGAAAAAATTGAAATTGTTGAGGATGAAAAAGAAATTGAGGAAACAGTTATAGAATCAACGGAAACAGATGAATCTGAAGCTGTAGAAGTTGAAGAAATTGTAGAAGTTGCAGAAGCGGAAGAAGTAATCGAAGATGTTAGTTTCATGATTATTGAGGATGTTCCTGTTTTTCCTGGATGTAAAGGAAACAAAGAAGAATTAAAAGCTTGTTTCAGTGCAATGGTTCAAAAACATTTTTCTAGAAAATTCGATGCCGATTTACCGAACGAATTAGGATTATCTCCTGGAAGAAAAAGAGTATTTATTGGTTTTAAAATTGATAGAACTGGTAAAATTGTGAACATTCAAGCAAGAGCTCCTCACCCTAAAATTAAAAGTGAGGTTTTAAAAGTGATGAGCCAACTACCAACGATGAAACCTGGAAGACAAAGAGGAAAACCAGTTGGAGTAAAATATAGTATTCCATTTACTCTAATTGTAGAGTAA
- the sprA gene encoding cell surface protein SprA, whose product MIRLLKNTFLVLLFTFSVNFSLDAQTKTTKDSTEIKKDTLNLRYNFKNTQKGGLFLDDLAQKEVIFDKALNQYIILEKIGDYQIKTPIYLTQKEYQQYRLKRDMLQYFKDKVSATNSKKKGSAAAQKDLLPTYYVNNKFFESIFGGNTVKVTPTGNLNLKLGFIYQNTENPQISEENRSSLVFDFDQQINASIRAKIGERLEFTANYDTQASFDFQNLVKIDYTPTEDDILQGIEAGNVAMPIKNSLINGAQSLFGVKTELQFGNTNVTAVFSQQNSESKTVVSEAGASIQEFELRTTDYDNDRHFFLSQFFIDNYANSLKQYPLISSQVSITRIEVWITNRNAATEDFRSIVALADLGESNNANANNSYKNLVDDNGAVLPVNPISINTNGQQLNLPQNNANNIYDPTVLNGIRDISTVDNTLQNRFQMQQGTDYSILENARKLDVNEYKLNSQLGYISLNRRLNDGEVLAVAYEYTVAGTINGGGTQKSFKVGEFSNDGVQAPQNLAVKLLRSEILQTKRTNAITGNDESFPTWRLMMKNIYALGAYPLTQDGFRFEILYRDDNTGIASNVLQNSNTENIPNVPLIQVFKLDQLDQSQFRTADGFFDYVEGITVNSQNGYVIFPEPEPFGNDLVLNQNDPTDIGLNETLDEQFLFKELYLNTKINIKNNFQNKDKYFLKGYFRSESASGIPIGAFNVPRGSVRVSAGGRQLAEGVDYVVDYMAGRVQIIDPGLQASGTPISVSTENNAVFNQQRKTFMGVDVEHTFSEDFVVGATILNIMERPLTPKVNFGADPINNTMFGLNVDYATEVPYFTKLANKLPFVDTDVPSNLSLRADMAYLLPGTPSGIDVAGAATSYIDDFEASQIPISLLSALDWYEASTPKYYPGFFGDQNDLSYNYKRGKLAWYSIDQVFYGIGQTPASINADELSRAETRQINFNEIFPNQQFDVTQNRQARTLDLAYFPEERGSYNFNTTNVDVNDDGTFRNPQENWGGIMRALNTNNFDQANVEFIQFWVMDPYENYSITNEEGLPQGINPNDVSNQVGDLYINLGNISEDIVKDNRKMFENGLPEDGLKLNGSNVNTTIWGDVPRNPSIIYAFSEEDAARTNQDLGFDGLNDLEEQQNLQKLSDSLNLNINFSRLNADDIASDNFQFFRGGSLDAMNASIIKRYKDFNNTQGNSPTLNQSTETFPTSSTTYPDVEDINRDQTMNTVESYYEYRISMNKNDLQKGRNFIVDEKTTSVTLENGNTQQTKWYQFRVPIRNGTPINGISDFNSIRFVRMFLTNFKMPVVLRFGELDLVRGDWRRYIRTIDPAINPDRELNQAELESFEVGVVSIEQNNGSYIQPPGIERERLQGTTSVQLQNEQAVTLKVNNLEPNEARAIYKNISIDLRRFKTLKMFMHLQPTGDAPVSDNDFSAIIRLGTDLNDNFYQIEVPLKVSTSGATALDIWPEENNLDALLETFGRLKVERDAIANVLPNEIYPAVVPGEVPEFKIRVKGNPTLAQLRTVTLGLKNNAPLNKSAEVWFNELRSAGFDNEGGWAAVMNADANFADVANVSLSGSMQTIGFGNVEDRVNQRSLDETKQYDIATSVNLGKVLTPQEWGIQLPMSYSVGEKFIDPKFDPQYQDVTLQDALEQNPNSEFSRDYTKRTSISFINVKKNRSPNTTKKPKFYDVENLAVSYSHNKEFHRDYNIEKYINENVMASAAYNFSFDSKSIELFKNSERFKSKYWKFIKDLNFNPVPSTLAINSRINRNYNEQQSRNLIEGLLNQPELKQRRFLFDWDYTVGFSLTKSLELNFNATNNYIYDAFGNGEELQIFDNFFNTGRPNQYHQKLNTTYAIPLSKFPFLSFIQADYAYTADFDWQVSSQDETIAEKIGNVIQNANTHNLNTTFSFDKIYKKIGFEKLLLTKSQRKNAKGKNVSRIQLKKNLPVGKKILKGAWEVLTAVKQGKISYTENNGQYLQGYDEGIGFLGGSPTAFAFGSQVDIRNKALTNGWLVNPRALIDNPNTPDDESAFYNKTYSRTHYNKLDYTFTLKPFNDLNIDVRGNKIKTSDLSQQLDIIEDGSENGAIDFGIDAFETGNFSSSHSMFSTAFTDGDALFQKMKDYRSIISNRFASENPSVDPAGFGANSQQVLLPAFMAAYSGKNPNKVNTSLFRNIPIPNWTLRYNGFMKMKWFKKNFSSFVVSHGYRSSYTISSFTNNLAFQEGENIINANSGSFEPQRLVASATLVDEFSPLIKVDMKMKNSFSLRGEVKRDRTLTMNFNNSTLTDIAGTEYIFGLGYVFKDVKMNTRFTGKKTTLRGDVNLRADISLRDNLTQIRYVEEDNNQISGGQRLFSIKFVADYRLSGNLTASFYYNHQTSKYAISTTFPRQAINGGINIVYNLGGN is encoded by the coding sequence TTGATTAGATTATTAAAAAACACATTTTTAGTACTCCTTTTTACATTTTCGGTAAACTTCTCATTAGATGCTCAAACAAAGACAACCAAAGATTCTACAGAGATTAAAAAAGATACTTTAAACTTAAGATACAATTTTAAAAACACGCAAAAAGGAGGTCTTTTTTTGGATGATTTGGCGCAAAAAGAAGTCATTTTTGATAAAGCATTGAACCAATATATTATTCTAGAGAAAATAGGTGATTATCAGATTAAAACTCCTATTTATTTAACACAAAAAGAATACCAACAATATCGTTTAAAACGAGATATGTTGCAATACTTTAAAGATAAAGTAAGTGCTACAAATAGTAAAAAGAAAGGTTCTGCAGCAGCACAAAAAGATTTATTACCTACCTATTATGTAAATAATAAGTTTTTTGAATCTATTTTTGGAGGCAACACGGTAAAGGTTACGCCTACGGGAAACTTAAATTTAAAGCTTGGTTTTATTTATCAAAACACAGAAAATCCTCAAATTTCTGAAGAGAATAGAAGTAGTCTTGTTTTTGATTTCGATCAGCAAATAAACGCTAGTATTCGTGCAAAAATTGGTGAACGTTTAGAATTTACTGCAAATTACGATACCCAAGCAAGTTTCGATTTTCAAAATTTAGTAAAAATCGATTATACGCCCACAGAAGATGATATCTTGCAAGGTATTGAAGCTGGTAATGTTGCAATGCCCATTAAAAATTCTTTGATCAATGGTGCACAAAGTTTGTTCGGAGTAAAAACGGAACTACAATTCGGAAACACGAATGTTACTGCAGTGTTTTCTCAACAAAATTCTGAAAGTAAAACCGTGGTATCAGAAGCGGGTGCTTCTATTCAAGAATTTGAATTAAGAACAACGGACTATGATAATGACCGTCATTTTTTTTTATCCCAATTTTTTATAGATAATTATGCCAATTCCTTAAAGCAATATCCTTTAATAAGCAGCCAGGTTAGTATTACAAGAATTGAAGTTTGGATTACCAATAGAAATGCCGCTACTGAAGATTTTAGAAGTATTGTAGCGCTGGCAGATCTTGGTGAATCTAACAATGCAAACGCAAATAATTCTTATAAAAATTTAGTTGATGATAATGGTGCCGTACTGCCCGTAAATCCTATTAGTATCAATACCAATGGCCAACAATTAAATTTGCCTCAAAATAACGCAAACAACATCTATGACCCAACTGTTTTAAACGGAATTAGAGATATTTCTACGGTTGACAATACCTTACAAAATCGTTTTCAAATGCAACAAGGAACTGACTATTCTATTCTTGAAAATGCAAGAAAATTGGATGTAAATGAGTATAAATTAAATTCTCAATTAGGTTATATTTCATTAAATAGAAGATTAAATGATGGTGAGGTTTTAGCAGTTGCTTATGAATATACAGTTGCCGGAACGATCAATGGCGGCGGTACTCAAAAATCTTTTAAAGTTGGTGAATTTTCTAATGATGGAGTTCAAGCTCCTCAAAACTTAGCCGTTAAATTATTGCGTTCAGAAATTTTACAAACAAAGCGTACAAATGCTATTACAGGTAACGATGAATCTTTTCCTACATGGCGTTTAATGATGAAAAACATCTATGCTTTAGGCGCTTACCCGTTAACACAAGATGGTTTTCGTTTTGAAATATTGTACAGAGATGATAATACCGGAATTGCATCTAACGTATTACAAAACTCAAATACTGAAAACATACCAAATGTGCCGTTAATTCAGGTTTTTAAACTAGATCAACTAGATCAAAGTCAGTTTAGAACGGCAGACGGTTTCTTTGATTATGTAGAAGGAATTACAGTAAATTCTCAAAATGGTTATGTTATTTTTCCAGAACCAGAACCTTTTGGTAATGATTTAGTTTTAAATCAAAATGATCCTACTGATATTGGTTTAAATGAAACTCTAGATGAACAATTTTTGTTTAAAGAGCTCTACTTAAACACAAAAATTAACATTAAGAATAATTTTCAAAATAAGGATAAATATTTTTTAAAGGGCTATTTTAGATCAGAAAGTGCTAGCGGAATTCCTATTGGAGCATTTAACGTACCTAGAGGTTCGGTGAGAGTTAGTGCAGGCGGAAGACAATTGGCAGAGGGCGTAGATTATGTTGTAGATTACATGGCAGGTAGAGTACAAATTATTGATCCAGGTTTACAAGCTTCTGGAACACCAATAAGCGTTTCTACAGAAAATAATGCCGTTTTTAATCAACAAAGAAAAACTTTTATGGGGGTTGATGTTGAACATACATTTTCCGAAGATTTTGTAGTTGGCGCAACTATTTTAAATATCATGGAAAGGCCTTTAACGCCTAAAGTTAATTTTGGTGCAGACCCTATAAACAATACGATGTTTGGATTAAATGTAGATTATGCCACAGAAGTTCCTTATTTTACAAAACTAGCCAACAAGCTACCTTTTGTAGATACAGATGTTCCTTCTAACTTGTCATTAAGAGCAGATATGGCTTATTTATTACCAGGAACGCCAAGTGGAATTGATGTCGCAGGTGCTGCCACATCTTATATTGATGATTTTGAAGCTTCTCAAATACCAATCAGTTTATTATCTGCTTTAGATTGGTATGAAGCTAGTACCCCAAAATATTATCCTGGTTTTTTTGGAGATCAAAATGATTTATCTTACAATTACAAAAGAGGAAAATTAGCTTGGTATAGCATTGATCAAGTTTTTTACGGAATTGGGCAAACACCCGCTAGTATTAATGCTGATGAACTCTCTAGAGCAGAAACGAGACAAATAAATTTTAACGAAATATTCCCGAATCAACAATTTGATGTTACCCAAAATAGACAAGCAAGAACTTTAGATTTGGCCTATTTTCCAGAAGAAAGAGGTTCTTATAACTTTAACACAACAAATGTTGACGTAAATGATGACGGTACTTTTAGAAATCCTCAAGAAAACTGGGGAGGAATTATGCGTGCCTTGAATACGAATAATTTTGACCAAGCCAATGTTGAATTTATTCAGTTTTGGGTCATGGATCCTTATGAAAACTACTCGATCACCAATGAAGAAGGCTTGCCGCAAGGCATAAACCCCAATGATGTTTCTAATCAAGTAGGAGATTTATACATCAATCTTGGTAATATTTCTGAAGATATTGTAAAGGATAATCGTAAAATGTTCGAAAACGGTTTGCCAGAAGATGGTTTAAAACTAAATGGATCTAATGTAAACACAACAATTTGGGGAGATGTTCCTAGAAATCCTTCTATTATTTATGCCTTTAGTGAAGAGGATGCCGCACGAACAAACCAAGATCTTGGATTTGATGGTTTAAATGATCTTGAAGAACAACAAAATTTACAAAAACTATCAGACTCTTTAAATTTAAATATTAATTTTAGTCGTTTAAATGCAGATGATATCGCCTCGGATAACTTTCAATTTTTTAGAGGCGGCTCTTTAGACGCAATGAATGCTTCTATTATAAAAAGATATAAAGATTTTAATAATACACAAGGCAATTCGCCTACACTAAATCAATCTACTGAAACTTTTCCGACTTCCTCTACAACCTATCCAGATGTAGAAGACATCAACAGAGATCAAACCATGAATACTGTTGAAAGTTATTATGAGTATAGAATTTCTATGAACAAAAATGATTTACAGAAAGGAAGAAATTTTATTGTTGATGAAAAAACTACTTCCGTTACTTTAGAAAACGGAAATACTCAGCAAACTAAATGGTATCAATTTAGAGTGCCTATTAGAAACGGAACCCCGATAAACGGAATTTCTGATTTTAACAGCATTCGTTTTGTAAGAATGTTTTTAACCAATTTTAAAATGCCAGTAGTACTTCGGTTTGGCGAATTAGATTTGGTTCGCGGAGACTGGAGGCGTTATATTAGAACTATAGATCCTGCAATTAACCCTGATAGAGAATTAAATCAGGCAGAATTAGAAAGTTTTGAAGTTGGAGTTGTAAGTATTGAACAAAATAATGGTAGCTACATTCAACCTCCAGGAATTGAACGCGAGCGTTTACAAGGAACTACTTCTGTGCAACTGCAAAATGAACAAGCTGTTACTCTAAAAGTGAACAACCTAGAACCTAATGAGGCAAGAGCTATTTATAAAAATATAAGCATCGATTTAAGACGTTTTAAAACCCTTAAAATGTTTATGCACCTGCAGCCTACTGGAGATGCACCCGTGAGCGATAATGACTTTTCTGCAATTATTAGGTTAGGTACAGATTTAAATGATAATTTTTATCAAATAGAAGTGCCTTTAAAAGTATCTACAAGTGGTGCTACTGCTCTTGACATTTGGCCAGAAGAAAACAATCTAGATGCACTCTTAGAAACATTTGGACGTTTAAAAGTAGAAAGAGATGCCATTGCTAACGTACTGCCTAACGAAATATATCCGGCAGTTGTGCCCGGTGAAGTCCCTGAATTTAAAATTCGAGTAAAAGGAAACCCTACTTTAGCGCAATTAAGAACGGTAACTTTAGGCTTAAAAAACAACGCTCCTTTAAATAAAAGTGCTGAAGTTTGGTTTAATGAATTGCGTTCTGCTGGCTTTGACAATGAAGGTGGTTGGGCAGCAGTGATGAATGCTGATGCTAATTTTGCTGATGTTGCCAATGTATCCCTATCAGGAAGCATGCAAACCATAGGTTTTGGGAATGTAGAAGACCGTGTAAATCAGCGTAGTTTAGATGAAACAAAACAATATGATATTGCCACTAGTGTAAATCTTGGTAAAGTATTAACGCCACAAGAATGGGGAATTCAATTGCCCATGAGTTATAGTGTTGGAGAAAAATTTATTGACCCAAAGTTTGATCCACAATATCAAGATGTTACTTTACAAGATGCTTTAGAACAAAACCCAAATAGTGAGTTTTCTAGAGATTATACGAAACGAACCAGCATTAGTTTTATCAATGTTAAAAAGAATAGAAGTCCAAATACAACTAAAAAACCAAAATTTTATGATGTAGAAAATTTAGCGGTTTCTTATTCTCATAACAAGGAATTTCATAGAGACTATAATATTGAAAAATACATCAACGAAAATGTAATGGCTTCTGCCGCTTATAATTTTAGCTTTGATTCAAAATCTATAGAGCTCTTTAAAAATTCTGAGCGTTTTAAAAGTAAATACTGGAAATTTATCAAGGATTTAAATTTTAATCCGGTTCCAAGCACACTCGCTATCAACTCTCGTATCAATAGAAACTATAATGAACAGCAATCAAGAAACTTAATAGAAGGCTTACTAAATCAACCAGAACTAAAACAACGTAGGTTTTTATTTGATTGGGATTATACAGTTGGTTTTAGTTTAACAAAATCATTAGAATTAAACTTTAATGCCACAAATAATTACATTTATGATGCCTTTGGAAATGGAGAAGAATTACAAATCTTTGATAATTTCTTCAATACAGGTAGACCGAATCAATACCATCAAAAATTAAACACAACGTATGCAATCCCTTTAAGTAAATTTCCTTTTTTAAGTTTTATTCAAGCTGACTACGCATATACCGCAGACTTTGATTGGCAAGTATCATCACAAGACGAAACGATTGCAGAAAAAATTGGGAATGTAATTCAAAATGCCAATACACATAATTTAAACACCACTTTTTCTTTTGATAAAATTTACAAAAAAATTGGTTTTGAAAAATTACTTTTAACAAAATCACAACGTAAAAATGCAAAAGGTAAAAACGTTTCAAGAATACAGCTGAAGAAAAATTTACCTGTAGGAAAGAAAATTTTAAAGGGTGCTTGGGAAGTTCTTACAGCCGTTAAACAAGGTAAAATAAGCTACACAGAAAACAACGGACAATATTTACAAGGGTATGATGAAGGGATTGGTTTTTTAGGAGGATCGCCCACTGCATTTGCTTTTGGTAGTCAAGTAGACATTAGAAATAAAGCACTTACAAATGGTTGGCTAGTAAACCCTAGAGCACTCATTGATAACCCAAATACACCCGATGACGAAAGTGCTTTTTATAACAAAACCTATAGCAGAACACATTATAATAAACTTGATTATACATTTACATTAAAACCATTTAATGATTTAAATATTGATGTAAGAGGTAATAAAATTAAGACTTCAGATTTATCTCAACAATTAGATATTATAGAAGATGGTTCTGAAAACGGAGCAATTGACTTCGGAATAGATGCTTTTGAAACAGGAAACTTTAGCTCAAGTCACTCTATGTTTTCTACGGCATTTACCGATGGAGATGCTTTGTTTCAGAAAATGAAAGATTATAGAAGTATTATTTCCAATAGATTTGCTTCAGAAAACCCATCTGTAGATCCGGCAGGTTTTGGTGCAAATAGCCAACAAGTGCTGCTACCCGCTTTTATGGCTGCTTATTCAGGCAAAAATCCAAATAAAGTAAATACAAGTTTGTTTAGAAATATTCCGATACCAAACTGGACCTTGCGTTACAATGGTTTTATGAAAATGAAGTGGTTTAAAAAGAATTTTTCTTCTTTTGTTGTCTCTCATGGGTACAGATCTTCTTACACCATTTCTAGCTTTACCAATAATTTAGCCTTTCAAGAAGGTGAGAATATTATCAATGCAAATTCTGGCAGTTTTGAGCCACAAAGATTAGTAGCAAGTGCTACTTTAGTTGATGAATTTTCACCGTTGATAAAAGTAGACATGAAAATGAAAAACTCGTTTTCTTTAAGAGGCGAAGTAAAAAGAGACCGAACATTAACGATGAATTTTAATAATAGTACTTTAACCGATATTGCCGGAACCGAATATATTTTTGGACTAGGGTATGTTTTTAAAGATGTAAAAATGAATACCCGTTTTACAGGTAAAAAAACAACCTTAAGAGGCGATGTTAATTTAAGAGCAGACATCTCTTTGAGAGATAATTTAACACAAATTAGATATGTAGAAGAAGATAATAATCAAATTAGTGGTGGCCAAAGATTATTTTCTATTAAATTTGTTGCCGATTATAGATTGAGCGGTAATTTAACAGCATCTTTCTATTATAATCATCAAACATCTAAATACGCTATTTCTACCACATTCCCAAGACAAGCAATTAATGGTGGTATTAACATAGTCTATAATTTAGGAGGAAATTAA
- a CDS encoding DUF1304 domain-containing protein: MNYLQIILITLVSMIHIYIVYLETALWTTQKGMKIFGIKDKQFAEQTKVMAANQGLYNGFLAAGLIWSLFSTKIDVALFFLICVSIAGAFGAYSTKKIIILYIQTLPATIGILSIILF; the protein is encoded by the coding sequence ATGAACTACCTGCAAATTATATTAATCACGCTTGTTTCAATGATACATATTTACATTGTTTATTTAGAGACGGCTCTTTGGACTACGCAAAAAGGAATGAAGATTTTTGGCATTAAAGACAAACAATTTGCCGAACAAACTAAAGTTATGGCCGCAAACCAAGGATTGTATAATGGCTTTTTAGCGGCTGGTTTAATCTGGTCACTTTTTTCAACTAAAATAGATGTTGCGTTATTCTTTTTAATCTGCGTTTCTATTGCAGGTGCTTTTGGCGCTTATTCTACAAAAAAAATTATCATTTTATACATTCAAACGCTACCTGCAACCATTGGTATCCTATCAATCATATTATTTTAA